One part of the Thermodesulfobacterium commune DSM 2178 genome encodes these proteins:
- a CDS encoding TonB-dependent receptor plug domain-containing protein, producing MGIGRILGLGGVLWFLFNTNAEAENSEKITSVFLEEVKVTAPASVETVERVSQEVKVLKEGWELKIGPERFSNLQFRERGEFGVQQDLSIRGSTFEQNLVVFEGIRLSDPQTGHHLMNLPFTQEELSSVELLAGGASALYGPGGFGGAINFNLKKPEKGVFLSGGYGSYDLWEMKGSLGFELGNTPLGINLSQQKSNGFIWNRDFDIRTFNTYVKDQSKLIFYGFQEKDFGARNFYTTKYNTEWEETRTHLFVAKKNFYGNSWFFEPALLYRIHYDTYLLDRNNPDFYKNQHKSQVLRANLPLRLEKRLADYVVGVEASYETLDSSRLGDHVRQGLGAYFWIYPKISDKFFPSLGVRYDSLAKNEDLFSYYLGLAYLINPKLKTRASFSFSYRAPSFTELYYDSPYTKGNPGLSNEKAYNSEIGFDYKTSHVALSGTLFYRTGKDIIDWIKVGAITQAQNIEELKTLGATMDLNIAFNRIKPFLSYTYLNQVAKNLSSARYQGSYLRHNLVGGVYAKLPWDIDLIVSANLRKPYRANEIYLLNLELKKQFKTGVGLSLWGKNLLDEEYEEIKGVKAWPQTFGLRIEFKK from the coding sequence ATGGGGATAGGCAGGATTTTAGGATTAGGAGGGGTTTTGTGGTTTTTATTTAACACAAATGCAGAGGCTGAAAACAGCGAAAAGATTACCTCAGTTTTTCTTGAGGAGGTCAAGGTTACAGCCCCGGCAAGTGTTGAAACGGTTGAACGTGTCTCTCAAGAGGTAAAAGTGTTGAAAGAGGGTTGGGAGTTAAAGATCGGGCCTGAGAGGTTTTCTAATTTGCAATTTAGAGAAAGAGGAGAGTTTGGGGTGCAGCAGGATCTTTCTATCAGAGGTTCTACGTTTGAGCAAAATCTGGTAGTTTTTGAGGGTATAAGACTTTCTGACCCTCAAACAGGGCATCATCTTATGAACCTTCCTTTCACTCAAGAAGAGCTTTCTTCTGTAGAGTTGCTGGCAGGAGGAGCAAGTGCCCTTTATGGCCCTGGTGGTTTTGGTGGAGCCATCAACTTTAACCTCAAAAAGCCAGAAAAGGGAGTTTTTTTATCAGGAGGATACGGAAGCTATGACCTATGGGAGATGAAAGGTAGCTTAGGTTTTGAATTAGGAAACACCCCTTTAGGAATTAATCTTTCTCAGCAGAAATCAAACGGTTTTATCTGGAACCGAGATTTTGACATAAGAACTTTTAATACCTACGTAAAAGACCAAAGTAAACTAATTTTTTATGGTTTTCAGGAAAAAGACTTTGGGGCAAGAAATTTTTATACCACTAAATACAACACAGAATGGGAAGAAACAAGGACCCATCTTTTTGTAGCCAAAAAGAATTTTTACGGAAATTCATGGTTTTTTGAGCCTGCACTGCTATACAGAATCCATTATGATACTTATCTTCTTGATCGCAATAATCCAGACTTTTATAAAAACCAGCACAAATCTCAGGTATTAAGGGCAAACTTGCCTTTAAGGTTAGAAAAAAGACTTGCTGACTATGTGGTTGGAGTTGAGGCTTCTTATGAAACCCTTGATAGCTCAAGGCTGGGAGACCATGTTAGACAAGGGTTAGGGGCTTATTTTTGGATATATCCGAAGATAAGTGATAAATTTTTCCCAAGCCTTGGGGTTCGATATGACAGCCTGGCTAAGAATGAAGACCTCTTTTCTTACTACTTAGGGCTTGCCTATCTGATCAACCCTAAGCTAAAAACCAGGGCCTCTTTTAGTTTTTCCTATAGAGCTCCAAGCTTTACAGAACTATACTATGATTCGCCTTATACCAAGGGTAACCCTGGTCTTTCTAACGAAAAGGCCTATAACTCAGAAATAGGTTTTGATTATAAGACCTCACACGTTGCTCTTTCAGGAACGCTTTTTTATAGAACAGGGAAAGACATCATAGACTGGATAAAGGTAGGAGCTATAACTCAAGCTCAAAACATAGAGGAACTAAAAACCTTGGGAGCTACCATGGACTTAAACATAGCATTTAACAGGATTAAACCGTTTCTAAGCTATACCTACTTAAACCAGGTAGCCAAAAACCTAAGTTCAGCCAGATACCAGGGTTCTTATCTAAGACATAACTTAGTAGGTGGGGTTTATGCAAAACTTCCCTGGGATATAGATTTGATCGTTAGCGCCAACCTGAGAAAACCCTATCGAGCTAATGAGATATACCTTTTAAACCTGGAATTGAAAAAACAGTTTAAAACCGGGGTTGGCCTTAGTTTATGGGGAAAAAACCTTCTTGACGAAGAATACGAGGAAATAAAAGGGGTAAAGGCCTGGCCTCAAACCTTTGGGTTAAGAATAGAGTTTAAAAAGTAA
- a CDS encoding helix-turn-helix domain-containing protein, which translates to MSTGCVSPDGRLSERALGLLKLLEEKGALTPAEIAEITKRPLFQVRSSLRELTEAGFITSSEGEKYRLTEKGRAALS; encoded by the coding sequence ATGTCTACAGGTTGTGTAAGCCCTGACGGAAGGCTTAGCGAAAGAGCTCTTGGGCTGTTAAAGTTGTTAGAAGAAAAAGGGGCTCTTACCCCTGCTGAAATAGCAGAAATAACCAAAAGACCCCTTTTTCAAGTAAGAAGTTCGCTAAGAGAACTTACAGAGGCTGGGTTTATTACCTCATCAGAAGGGGAAAAATACAGGCTTACAGAAAAAGGACGTGCAGCTTTAAGTTAA
- the rbr gene encoding rubrerythrin, producing the protein MKSLKGTQTEKNILTAFAGESQARNRYTFYSSIAKKEGFEQISFIFEETANQEKEHAKRLYKFLEGGEVEITAKFPAGKLGNTLENLLHAASGENYEYKVMYPTFAKIAREEGFEEIARVFEAIAIAEQFHEKRYLALANNLKEGTVFKKKIEVIWRCRNCGYIHRGLEAPEKCPSCDHPRAYFELVCENW; encoded by the coding sequence ATGAAAAGTCTAAAGGGCACCCAGACAGAAAAGAACATTTTGACTGCCTTTGCTGGAGAGTCCCAGGCGCGTAACCGTTATACCTTTTACAGCTCTATAGCTAAAAAAGAGGGATTTGAACAGATTTCCTTTATCTTTGAGGAGACTGCTAACCAGGAAAAGGAGCATGCAAAAAGGCTTTATAAGTTTTTAGAAGGAGGAGAGGTAGAGATTACCGCTAAGTTTCCTGCAGGAAAATTGGGAAACACCCTTGAAAACCTGCTTCATGCAGCAAGTGGAGAAAACTATGAATATAAAGTAATGTATCCTACCTTTGCTAAGATCGCAAGAGAAGAGGGTTTTGAGGAAATCGCCAGAGTGTTTGAAGCCATAGCTATAGCTGAGCAGTTTCATGAAAAAAGATACCTTGCTTTAGCCAACAACCTGAAGGAAGGAACGGTTTTCAAGAAAAAGATAGAAGTCATCTGGAGATGCAGAAACTGCGGTTATATTCACAGAGGACTTGAAGCACCTGAAAAGTGTCCTTCTTGCGACCACCCAAGAGCCTACTTTGAATTAGTCTGTGAAAACTGGTAA